Within the Achromobacter spanius genome, the region CGTAACCGGCTGATGACGGCAAGATGACTGCGCAATGATTGCGCATTGAAAGGCGATCTCGACATGTTCATGTGGTTGTCATACATGAGTTTTTTGCTTATCTGACGTCAATTTCGTACAACACGACGGCACCCGAAAATTATTTTCATGACTAGCAGGGAGAAATCCCGAGTCGACCCTAGGGGGATTCCTGTGTGGAATTGCGCCCACGAAGCCGCGACCAAGTCCGTACCCCGGCAAGGCGCGCTTTACCGATGCCGGCCCAAGAAGCCGGCCGGCTCGGAACAACAATATGGAGAAGACTCTTGACCGTGCTGTCACATGCCAAGGCCATTCTGGCCGCCGCCATCGCAGGCGTCTGCTTTAGTTCCGCGGTCCAGGCCGCCGACCCCTACCCCAACAAACCCATTCGCCTGATCGTTCCCTTTGCAGCCGGCGGCACCACCGACATCGTTGCCCGCATCGTGTCCGAAGGCCTGGGCCGCGAACTCGGGCAAGCCGTGGTGGTGGAAAACCGGGGCGGCGGCGGCGGGTCCATCGGTGCGGACGCCGTGGTGCGTTCCGCCCCTGACGGTTACACGCTGGGCGTGGCCACCGTCAGCACCATGGCCACCAACCCGGCGACCAACCCCAAGAACCCCTACAACCCGCTTAAGGACTTCGTGCCCATCACCAACCTGGTGAACGTGCCGAATGTACTGACGGTAAACCCGTCGGTGCCGGCCAAGAACCTGGCGGAATTCATTGCCCTGCTGAAGGCGAACCCGGGCAAGTACGCCTATGCCTCGTCCGGCGCGGGCGGCATCGGCCACCTGGATGGCGAGCTCTTCAAGTCGCTGACGAAGACCGACATGGTGCACGTGCCTTATCGCGGCTCGGGCCCGGCGCTCAATGATGTGATCGCGGGTCAGGTGAACGCGCAGTTCGACAACCTGCCGTCATCCATGCCCCACATTCAGGCCGGCAAGCTGCGCGCCCTGGCCGTGGCCGCCCCCAAACGCCTGCCCAGCCTGCCCGACGTACCGACGTTCACGGAAGCCGGCTTGCCGGAAATGGACAACATGGCCTGGTACGGGCTGGTGGCGCCGGCCGGCACCCCCAAAGCCGTGGTTGACCGCGTGTATGAGGCGGCCGTCAAGACGCTGAAAGATCCGAAGGTCGTCCAGCGCCTGGCCGACGGCGGCTCGCT harbors:
- a CDS encoding Bug family tripartite tricarboxylate transporter substrate binding protein gives rise to the protein MTVLSHAKAILAAAIAGVCFSSAVQAADPYPNKPIRLIVPFAAGGTTDIVARIVSEGLGRELGQAVVVENRGGGGGSIGADAVVRSAPDGYTLGVATVSTMATNPATNPKNPYNPLKDFVPITNLVNVPNVLTVNPSVPAKNLAEFIALLKANPGKYAYASSGAGGIGHLDGELFKSLTKTDMVHVPYRGSGPALNDVIAGQVNAQFDNLPSSMPHIQAGKLRALAVAAPKRLPSLPDVPTFTEAGLPEMDNMAWYGLVAPAGTPKAVVDRVYEAAVKTLKDPKVVQRLADGGSLVDGNTPAQYAEQIKRELELRQRIAKERNIVSTN